AATGGACCAGCTTCTCGCAGACGGAACGAAGCCAAGCCGAGGCACGGCGCCGCATGATTCTTGGCGGCAGGGGGGGCTACTTGTTAATCTTGCTATTCGCGGCCGCGGTTGTCCTGCAGCCTAGCATCCCGCTTCTGTTGTTCGGACTGGCCCTTTGCCTCTTCTGGGCGCTTGCTCCGGTTGCCGTGCGCTGGCTTGATCAACCCGTTCTCAAAGCGGAGCGGCCGCTTGAAGCCGCTGACGCGGAGCAGTTGCGCACCTTGGCGAAAGAAATTTGGCAGTTCTACGAGGACTATGCGGGGAAAGAGGATCACTATCTTCCGCCTGACAACGTGCAAATCGAGCCCCCGAACGGCGTTGCTCACCGAACGTCGCCAACCAATATCGGGTTTCTGCTGACGGCGGCCCTAGCCGCGAGAGAGTTGGAATTCATCACAACGCCGATGCTGGTGGAACGGCTCGAGCGAACGGTCGGCGTGATCGAACGGATGGAGAAGTGGAACGGCCATTTGTACAATTGGTACGACACTTCAACGCTGGAGCTGCTTCGTCCGTCTTATGTCTCGACGGTGGATTCCGGCAACTTCGTGGCCAGTCTGATGACGGTCAAGCAAGGTCTGATTCGCTGGCTTCAGACGGACGGATGGGGCAAAGGTTCCCGGCGGCGCGGGCAAGCTCCATTAGCGGCCGTTGGCACGGAGTTTGCCATCGAACTGGATCGCATTCATCCGGAGGAAATGTACGAAGCGCGACGAGAATCCAATGTGAAGCAAGATGAGCCGATGCATGCAACGACCGGTTGGATTGGTCAGGGTTATGAGCTTGTCGACCGCTTGGAACGGCTGATCGTCTCAACCGATTTCCGACAGCTCTATGACAACAAGGCAAAGCTGTTTGTGCTCGGCTACCATGCCGATTCGGGTCAACGGGAAACGATACTCTACGACTTGCTCGCATCGGAAGCAAGGCAAACAAGCTTCGTTGCCATTGCGCTCGGTCAAATTTCGGTCTCCCATTGGATGGCGCTTGGCCGCACGGCCAAGCAGCAAGGCGGGCACGCGACCTTGATCTCTTGGTCCGGCACGATGTTTGAATACATGATGCCTTGGCTGATTATGCGAACCTATCCGGGCACGGTCTGGGACAGTACCTACCGCGGGGTCGTGCGGCGTCAGATCGCATACGCCACGGGACGCAACGTGCCTTTTGGCATCTCGGAATCAGGCTATTATGCGTACGACTATCAGCTGAATTACCAATATCGCGCCTTTGGCGTGCCAGGGCTGGGGTATAAGCGCGGGCTTGAGGAAGACACGGTCATCGCGCCTTATGCCACGATCATGGCGCTTCCGTTCGCGCTGCGCGAAGGCCTTCAAAATTTGGAGCGTTTGGATCAGCTCGGAGGGCGAGGACAATACGGCTATTACGAGGCGGTCGATTTCACCGCTCAGCGTATGCCGCAGGGAGAAACCTACAAGATTATCCGCAGTTTCATGGCGCATCACCAAGGCATGAGCCTGCTTACGCTGGCCAACATGCTGGTGCCGTCGTGCATGATCAACTATTTTCATTCGGATAAACGCGTTCAGGCCGCCGAGCTGCTGCTGATCGAGCGGATTCCGCAGAAGGCGGCGCTTCTCAATCGGGAGCTGCCCGGCAGGTCGCGAAGCGGTGGCGAAACCAAGTTGCCGCAGAACGAACCGCTGCGCGAATTCGCGGAGGTGCCCGCGCCTTTGCCTGAGGCGAACGTGCATGGGAACGGTTCGTTAACGACGGTCCTGACGGAAACCGGCAGCGGCTTCATCCGATATAACGGACTGGATTTGACCCGCTGGCGGGAAGATCCGGTGATGGATCCTTGGGGCAGCTTCATCTATATTCGGGACGTGGAGAAAAGTGTCTGCTGGTCCCCGACCTATTTGCCATGCCGCAAGCAGGCGGATCGGGCGAGCGTTCAGTTTCGCAAGGAACGGACAACGTTTCTCCGCGAGGATGACGGGCTGCAGACGAAGCTCGAGGTGACCGTATCGACCGAGCATAATGCGGAGCTGCGCCGGTTGACGTTGACCAACGCGACGCAGGAGGCCCGAATTGTCGAAATAACGACGTACATGGAATTAGCCATGGCCGCGCACAACGCGGACAAGGCTCATCCCTCCTTTACCAAGCTTTTCGTTCAAACGGAGTTTGCTTCGGAGGAGCAGTGCCTGCTAGCCCGCAAACGCCCTCGCAATGATGACGAGAAAGCTCTATGGGCTTTTCACACGCTGCGAGTTGACGAGGATCAAGGAGCAGCAGAATTCGAGACGGACCGCGCAGCCTTTATCGGCAGAGGGCATACGCTTGCCAATCCGCGCGGACTGGCAGCCCGGCTAGGCGGCACCTTCGGTGCCGTTGCCGATCCGGCTTTTATCATGCGTAAGCGAGTGCATGTTGAACCTGGCAAGCAGATCAGCCTGACAGCCGTAACCGGAGCAGCCGAGAGCAAAAAACAGGCGCTTGAAATCGTTTCGCAGCTGTCGTCCGCCTCGCAGGCAGAACGTACCTTCCAAATGGCATGGACGCGAAGCCAAATCGATCTGCAGCATTTACGCATCGGCGAACAGGAGGCGTCCGCTTACCAGCTGCTGGCCGGTCGGGTCCTGTTCGCATCTCCGCTTCGTCCAGAGCAGGAGGCAAGCATCTCCGCGAATACGAAAGGGCAGCCTGGCTTGTGGGCGCATGGCGTCTCCGGCGACAGGCCGATCATATTGGTGAGCGTGGCCGAAACGTCGAGCCTGCCGTTCATGAATAAACTCCTGGTCGGTTATGAATATTTGCGCCGGAAGGGGTTGAGCTTCGATCTCGTAATTTGGAACGAGTCCTCCGGCGGTTATCAGCAGGAGCTTCGCGATTCGCTGCAGCGGATGATCGAGCAGCACGTCCATAACCTTAACAATGGCGCCGGCGTTCATATCGTCGCGGCAACCGAGCAATCCCAAGAGGACAAGAATCTGTTGTTCGCCGCGGCGCGGCTGCTGCTGCATGCGGAAGGACCAAGTCTGAGAGCCCAGCTCCTGCCTCGCGAGTCGGGAAGCACCGGGCAGTTACCCGAGCTGGTGCCGACTTCGCCGCAGAACCTTTATTCCGACAAGCCATCGCGGGACGAAGGCGCGGGTCTGTTCTTTAACGGATACGGAGGCTTCTCGACGGGTGGTGACGAGTACCGGATCGTGCTTCGCAACGGACAGCATCTGCCCGCTCCTTGGATCAACGTAATTGCAAACCAGAATTTCGGCTTCCTGGCTTCGGAGCTGTACACCGGGCAGACCTGGTGGAGCAACAGCCGTGAATGCAAGCTAACGCCATGGTCCAACGATCCCGCCCTGGATCCGCCTGGCGAAGCTGTTTATATACGGGATGAATCGAGCGGTGAATATTGGGGGATGACGCCATCCCGGAAAGCGGAATCCAAGACGGTGCATACCGTGTCGCATGGACAAGGCTACTCGCGCTACGAGCATGAGCGTCATGGTCTATCGCATGAGATGACGGTATTTGTCCCTCTGGACGATCCCGTCAAGATCATCCGGCTGCGCTTGACGAATGAAACGAGCGACGTACGGAAGCTGTCCGTGACGTACTACGCCGAGTGGGTGATTGGCGTGAATCGCGAAGAGAACGCCTCCCATATCGTTACGGAATGGGATTCAGAACATCAGATGCTGCTTGCTCGAAACACCTATCAGGACACGTTCCGTAAAGCGACGCCATTCCTTGCCATGCATCCGCGAACATTAGAGTCCGGCCCGTCCTGGACGGGAAGCCGGCTGTCATTCATCGGACGGGAAGGTGACTTGGAAGATCCAGCCGCAATGCGCAAAGTGCGTCTTTCGGAAGAGACGGGACCGGTCCATGATGCCTGCGGAGCGATTCAGGGCATCGTATCGCTCGAACCCGGCGAGGATGGCGTCGTCTATATCCTGCTCGGCTGCGGCGATTCCCGAGATGCCGCGACCCAGCTGGCCCGAAAGTACAGCGAAGCGGACGCCTGCGAAAAGGCTTATCGGGATGCGCGCGCCTTCTGGAAAGACATAAACGGCACGATCCAGGTTGCTACGCCTTCGGCCGAAATGGATATTATGCTGAACAACTGGCTGCTCTATCAGTCGTTGTCCTGTCGGATGTGGGCACGCACGGCATTTTATCAATCGGGAGGCGCCTTCGGATTCCGGGATCAGCTTCAGGATTCGTTGTCCATGCTGCATGTCCGGCCGGAAATGACAAGGGCGCAGATCATTCGCCATGCTTCGCACCAGTACCGCGAAGGGGACGTCCAGCATTGGTGGCACGAGGAGACGCACCGCGGTATCCGCACGAGATTTTCGGACGATCTGCTCTGGCTGCCATATGCCGTTATCCGTTATTTGGAGCAAACGGAGGATGAGAGCTTATTAACGGAAACGGCTCCTTTCCTGCAGAGTGAGCTTCTGAAGGAAGACGAGCACGAACGTTACGAAGAGACGGTTCTGTCGGAGGAGAACGGGACGATACTCGAACACTGCTTCCGCGCGATTGATCGGGCGCTTCGCTTCGGCGAACACGGATTGCCGCTCATGGGAATCGGTGATTGGAACGACGGTATGAGCAATATCGGTCCGCAAGGGCGCGGCGAGAGCGTGTGGCTGGGCTGGTTCCTTGGCGAAGTTCTGAGCGGCATTGCCGAAATCTGCGAGCGGTATGGCAAGCGAAGTCGCGCGGAGCGTTACCTGAGCG
This region of Paenibacillus sp. JDR-2 genomic DNA includes:
- a CDS encoding GH36-type glycosyl hydrolase domain-containing protein, whose protein sequence is MSTTNEQLRERAHELALQQQIKSAAGRSGYIKRQVETDIARIRAFVALLQDAPVGCGQQAEEWLLDNAEFIEEQVLNLKMHLSESVLIHLPRLRGEERLRIHALCLAYLEQVEGILDERTLLAFLGAYQEISVLTLAETRLIPIMLKVSLIGKIAETMALVRDRREVCSQVEQLLKQIEPARLSTETIGTALEQAGQIPPLSGPWAAHLISHLREWSGDSAAVREWLVCTYENGSDDLDRIVTYEARLQVSYQIKAGNLITSLRSNERRNWEELFEAISLLDRTMREDVTGLYPRLDTSSRNGILNRIEEVARRLRVPESLVASQSLALAKHAYERGSVIPVHIENKATEQEHAQEELTRQAFAAYYVFEPAGIKSLVQALNKCSKPRTMPLKGLVKSAPMNYFSSLLALFMLLLVVVAAWVVDWNTITTAGIAAVFLALLFPVSEWVMTGLNFGIERICRAKPLLRFDYSSGIAAEAATMVVIPAIWSTVQEVEELADRLEVHYLGNRDPNIHYALLGDFTDAKEENLPSDEILVAAVKARIDRLNRMYGDSGTTFHYYQRARHWNPGEGTFMGWERKRGKLVEFVNLLRGSEDTSYAVTHGDRKVLPGIRYIITLDADTQLPIGSAQRLIGTLHFPYNRPRLNKAGTRVVEGYGVLQPRIGTSHDSAMRSRLAHFWSDPGIDPYAFTVSDPFQDAFGTGIFTGKGIFDVNVFAQLLGERIPDNTVLSHDLLEGGFLRAALVSDIELIEEHPSTFLSFQKRMHRWVRGDWQLLCWLRTKLCDRRGELQPIDLSLLTRWQIIDNLRRSLLPIAMLVLFGLAVTVLPGYPARWLAFLFLTLLLPLIRQLAIMNSAGTHSKHVLSTLVMAGIGFWTLPFQTAVLLDAIVKTLYRMAVSKRGMLEWTSFSQTERSQAEARRRMILGGRGGYLLILLFAAAVVLQPSIPLLLFGLALCLFWALAPVAVRWLDQPVLKAERPLEAADAEQLRTLAKEIWQFYEDYAGKEDHYLPPDNVQIEPPNGVAHRTSPTNIGFLLTAALAARELEFITTPMLVERLERTVGVIERMEKWNGHLYNWYDTSTLELLRPSYVSTVDSGNFVASLMTVKQGLIRWLQTDGWGKGSRRRGQAPLAAVGTEFAIELDRIHPEEMYEARRESNVKQDEPMHATTGWIGQGYELVDRLERLIVSTDFRQLYDNKAKLFVLGYHADSGQRETILYDLLASEARQTSFVAIALGQISVSHWMALGRTAKQQGGHATLISWSGTMFEYMMPWLIMRTYPGTVWDSTYRGVVRRQIAYATGRNVPFGISESGYYAYDYQLNYQYRAFGVPGLGYKRGLEEDTVIAPYATIMALPFALREGLQNLERLDQLGGRGQYGYYEAVDFTAQRMPQGETYKIIRSFMAHHQGMSLLTLANMLVPSCMINYFHSDKRVQAAELLLIERIPQKAALLNRELPGRSRSGGETKLPQNEPLREFAEVPAPLPEANVHGNGSLTTVLTETGSGFIRYNGLDLTRWREDPVMDPWGSFIYIRDVEKSVCWSPTYLPCRKQADRASVQFRKERTTFLREDDGLQTKLEVTVSTEHNAELRRLTLTNATQEARIVEITTYMELAMAAHNADKAHPSFTKLFVQTEFASEEQCLLARKRPRNDDEKALWAFHTLRVDEDQGAAEFETDRAAFIGRGHTLANPRGLAARLGGTFGAVADPAFIMRKRVHVEPGKQISLTAVTGAAESKKQALEIVSQLSSASQAERTFQMAWTRSQIDLQHLRIGEQEASAYQLLAGRVLFASPLRPEQEASISANTKGQPGLWAHGVSGDRPIILVSVAETSSLPFMNKLLVGYEYLRRKGLSFDLVIWNESSGGYQQELRDSLQRMIEQHVHNLNNGAGVHIVAATEQSQEDKNLLFAAARLLLHAEGPSLRAQLLPRESGSTGQLPELVPTSPQNLYSDKPSRDEGAGLFFNGYGGFSTGGDEYRIVLRNGQHLPAPWINVIANQNFGFLASELYTGQTWWSNSRECKLTPWSNDPALDPPGEAVYIRDESSGEYWGMTPSRKAESKTVHTVSHGQGYSRYEHERHGLSHEMTVFVPLDDPVKIIRLRLTNETSDVRKLSVTYYAEWVIGVNREENASHIVTEWDSEHQMLLARNTYQDTFRKATPFLAMHPRTLESGPSWTGSRLSFIGREGDLEDPAAMRKVRLSEETGPVHDACGAIQGIVSLEPGEDGVVYILLGCGDSRDAATQLARKYSEADACEKAYRDARAFWKDINGTIQVATPSAEMDIMLNNWLLYQSLSCRMWARTAFYQSGGAFGFRDQLQDSLSMLHVRPEMTRAQIIRHASHQYREGDVQHWWHEETHRGIRTRFSDDLLWLPYAVIRYLEQTEDESLLTETAPFLQSELLKEDEHERYEETVLSEENGTILEHCFRAIDRALRFGEHGLPLMGIGDWNDGMSNIGPQGRGESVWLGWFLGEVLSGIAEICERYGKRSRAERYLSARSKLENDMQEAWDGNWYRRAFTDSGEWLGSVRNAECRIDAIAQSWSVISGMAPKERAQQAMHSFDRELVDRHLAVAHILTPPFDKTKPSPGYIQAYPPGIRENGGQYTHGVIWSIVAWSILGDGDKAFELFHMFNPITHTKSSFDARTYVGEPYAMAADVYTEHPHRGHAGWTWYTGAAGWMYQAGIEWILGLKKRGQKLLIQPCIPAEWPEFTVTYTYKSTAYRIIVRNPSRKSGGCTALRIDGKETELSMNLMGESPFITLEDDLLEHVVELTL